One Mesorhizobium loti genomic window carries:
- a CDS encoding periplasmic protein thiol:disulfideoxido reductase, DsbE subfamily, whose amino-acid sequence MSSETETPPPSRRLFVLLPLLVFLGLAGLFLSQLLSGRDVSEVPSALIGLPAPQTNLPALDGSNLPGLDSKAFAGKVTLVNVFASWCAPCREEHPVLLALAQDKRFVMAALNYKDQPENARRFLGDLGNPFQAIGVDEAGRAAIDWGVYGVPETFVIGKDGKIAYKHVGPLTAESARDLLLPQIDKALAAPG is encoded by the coding sequence ATGAGCAGCGAAACCGAAACGCCGCCACCCAGCCGCCGCCTGTTCGTGCTGTTGCCGCTGCTGGTCTTCCTCGGCCTCGCCGGCCTGTTCCTGTCGCAGCTTTTGTCGGGACGCGATGTCTCGGAAGTGCCCTCAGCGCTGATCGGGCTGCCGGCGCCGCAGACCAATCTGCCCGCGCTTGACGGCTCAAACCTGCCGGGGCTCGATTCCAAGGCGTTCGCCGGCAAGGTCACGCTGGTCAACGTGTTTGCGTCATGGTGCGCGCCATGCCGCGAAGAGCATCCGGTGCTCTTGGCGCTGGCGCAGGACAAGCGGTTCGTGATGGCGGCGCTGAACTACAAGGACCAGCCGGAAAACGCCCGCCGGTTCCTCGGCGACCTCGGCAATCCGTTCCAGGCGATCGGCGTCGACGAAGCCGGCCGCGCGGCGATCGACTGGGGTGTCTACGGCGTGCCGGAGACCTTCGTCATCGGCAAGGATGGCAAGATCGCCTACAAGCATGTCGGCCCGCTGACGGCGGAGTCGGCGCGGGATCTGCTCTTGCCGCAGATCGACAAGGCGCTGGCGGCGCCGGGTTAG
- a CDS encoding heme exporter protein D — MRRMSAHALYVTAAYGITAIVLAGLIGWILFDQRARKRELAELEAAGVRRRSDKAEKP, encoded by the coding sequence GTGCGTCGCATGAGTGCGCATGCGCTCTATGTCACCGCAGCCTATGGCATCACGGCGATCGTGCTGGCCGGGCTGATCGGCTGGATCCTGTTCGACCAGCGGGCGCGCAAGCGCGAGCTTGCCGAACTCGAAGCGGCCGGCGTGCGGCGGCGTTCCGACAAGGCGGAGAAGCCATGA
- a CDS encoding heme exporter protein CcmB, with the protein MPGRAERGAWAQASPIMLALFLRDIRLNIRAGGGALTGVIFFLAVIATIPFGVGPDLKLLARIGPAILWIGALLSCLLGLDRLFQADREDGSLDLLVLGNDRHMLALTVLVKCLAHWAGSVLPLVVAAPLLGLFMNMEPLAIGATALTLLVGTPAITFIGAAGAAVAVALPRGGLLISVLVLPLTIPVLIFGVSASYGATANPDPFLQPFLILAALTLFLAVLGPVSAALALRHGTD; encoded by the coding sequence ATGCCCGGCAGGGCAGAGAGGGGGGCCTGGGCGCAGGCGTCTCCCATCATGCTAGCCCTCTTCCTCCGTGACATCCGCCTCAACATCCGCGCCGGCGGCGGGGCGTTGACCGGCGTCATCTTCTTCCTCGCCGTCATCGCCACCATCCCCTTCGGCGTCGGGCCGGACCTGAAGCTGCTGGCCCGCATCGGCCCGGCGATCTTGTGGATCGGCGCGCTGCTTTCCTGCCTGCTCGGGCTCGACCGGCTGTTCCAGGCCGATCGCGAGGACGGCTCGCTCGATCTGCTGGTGCTCGGCAATGACCGGCATATGCTGGCGCTGACCGTATTGGTGAAATGCCTGGCGCATTGGGCGGGCAGCGTGCTGCCGCTGGTCGTCGCCGCGCCCCTGCTCGGCCTGTTCATGAACATGGAGCCGCTCGCCATCGGCGCGACCGCGCTGACCCTGCTGGTCGGCACACCGGCGATCACCTTCATCGGTGCCGCGGGTGCCGCGGTGGCGGTGGCGCTGCCGCGTGGCGGGCTGTTGATCTCGGTGCTGGTGCTGCCGCTGACCATACCGGTGCTGATCTTCGGCGTTTCGGCGAGCTATGGGGCGACGGCCAATCCCGATCCGTTCCTGCAGCCCTTCCTCATTCTTGCCGCGCTGACGCTGTTTCTTGCCGTGCTGGGGCCGGTCTCGGCGGCGCTGGCGCTGCGGCATGGAACGGATTGA